GATGTTTCACTTGCTAAACGTATTGATGTGTGCTGTTTTGGTTCCTTTGTTGAGCTTTCAGACATGGCTTTGCTTACAGCCTGCATCACTGCGCCATAAGCACTTGCTAAAGAAGCCGACTTGTTGCTCACGAAGGCTGCTTTGTTGGTGACATGGTTTTCGGGGCTTTGCTTCTTGGGTTGGGCATTCAGGTCACCGGTTACAGacagcaaatgttattttgtgaAAGAGGACCTTTATGAATCCCAGGAACACCATGTGACGCATTATCAACCATTATGTGCATTGCTGTTGTATCCGGCATCATGCTGTGTAATgttaggcttggttgttgattggccgaTAGCACAAATAATTGAACAACTTTCCCGTGTATATctgacattacagtttttctcagtcgctttggtgcttttctcacatcactattaacatttgcagaacagttagtgcatttctcaaaacaattagtgcaaactgccaaacctagtggataacctgcaaaagcacgctcaaaatggatagtctattcctcaaaagcaagtatttatgtcaatgaaactgccagtgacttcaaaatgagaagtcttgacaccatcgtttatgaacaagatattcaaatggctttgtcatgttttcattatggcagttttttctctcagtgtttttccatgcaaaaaaaggtcagaactcggcgACAcaacctgaacatgctcaagacagcactatacactacttgtacagccatttgaaaactacagtaaagttagaaattgctgtagttagaagagtaagtgagtacaagacactgaatatgtacgtttcacatttttactgtatgctctttgcaattctacagtaTTGTGAcataatttgataactagttcactaattttgtatgtaatgactcaaacaatgaaatgaagacaattagttttattgggaacgactattcagcatccatatgTATAGTTCATTAGTTCAttagtatagttcattttgactgacatgacaaagcaactgctacatgtccaaaagcatttgcaatttgttcagaggaaggagaaatttctactatgatgtgcacaaatgactaaatgttgtggagattgaactaatagttatgagaattttcattctgatctgagaaaagcaccaaagcgactgagattTAGGTTTAGTTAGGTAACGCTGGTTTAGGTAACGCTGACAGTATCTCCTGTGGTCTATGCAGGTTACAGAGTCTGGAGAAGAAGATCTTAATAGAGGCAGGGGAGACTCCAGCTATcgtgtacgagatgaagagacagGTGGAGTCCTTCAGGGAAAAACTCGAGGTGAAACATAACTGCAAAAACTGAATATGTCTAATAAAATGATGGTTATAATAATCAATACTAATAATTGGTATCTAATTCtaaattaacatttattttccatgaaatagtcaaatttgtcattttcaacattttattgttgtctgtgtcctttttgcaactaaatatgagtttaagagagttgcagattattacattatgtttttattcacattttacacaacgtccctgTTTTCTGTTTTAGGGTTGTAATCAATACAGTAAGATATTTTAAATAAGGGTAAGAGAAGTACAGAAATGTCTCAGTGTTGACTAagaatcaaaacaaaaacaacaatgcACTGACTGTAATGATAAcaaactgatgatgatgatgatgatgatgtcacCTTCTCCAGCAATATTGATGGATGATATTTGGTTCCCTGCAGAGCGTTGAGCACCTGAGTTGGCTAGGCCTGTTTAAAGAGCTTTCTAATGCGACCCACAAGCCGTCTCCATTCTACCACAAGAGAACCCTTCGCAAGACCCGAGAGGAGTGTGAGCACGTCAGGGACAAGTTCCTCCAAATGAGGTCAGAATGGGCCGTAGTTACTGAATAAAGTATTTATTTCCACCAGAATAAATCACATATTCAGTAAGAATAAAAAATTGTTGAATACATGTGGGGGTGGGAGCACAGTGGCTAAGCAGCtgggctagatagatagatatatactgtagatagatagatatatagatagatagatagatagatagatagatagatagataggggaaattcaaagacTAGCATGTAGTAGctagaaaagttgtgggttcatttTTTTAAACCCGGCTTCCACCACtgggcccttgagcaaggcacttaaccccaagttgctccggggacaatggcccttaaAAAAAGCAtttgccaaatgaataaatgtgaatGAATAAAGGTCTAATAAATGTGTAATTACACTTACTTTCCCAATAGTTCATTAGAAGTCTCTGATGAGGTGAGGCAGTATCTGAAGACTCCCACCTTTGATAATTGGTGAGTGCTTTGTGTGACAGTGCACAGTGCCCACTGCATCATTGCATGATATCATTTCTATAAAAGTTTTAAATCCTGATTGAAATTGATTTAGGCTATGCTACATTTTCTGGAGGTGTGGTATACATTTAGTCAATGCTTATATAAGCAGTATATCACACCAGATGATCACCAATAACTGAGTGGATCAGTCTCATTAGGAAGCTATccacaaaaatacaatattattAATTTTACTGAACGATTTATATTTTTAGCATTATGGAACGTTAGATAGTAATAttgtttaaattaaaatatgGTTGTTGCAACCAATCaaggaattacattttctaagcCAAGCTCTGCTCTTGTAATATAATATGCTGTAATTATAGTAGTTGAACAGACTGTATGTTTGGCAACACTATTAAGCTGTTTATCAGACGTGTTTGGTTGATGTATCTGTGCATAATAGCACCCGAAGGAAAGGAAACCACACCTGTTGCACTTCAGCCACCATCTCATTGCATCACCCATGGAAGATGCTGGCAGTAATGCTGTCCCTTTCATCCCCACTCATATCAATATGAATGGGCTGTGAGAGCCCTGTGAGAGCCTGGCCCCGAGCCCTGGAGCCGGCAGCCCAAAGCAGCGCTCCTGAAAAGCACCTTCATTAAAACCTGCTCCTTGTAGGTCGCATTAATGCGTTGTGCGCTCTGCCCAGCCCGTCTGTTTAACACGGGCCCTTTCACATGGACACAACAGGAGAAGGCCCCTCCTGCAGTCTGAATGGACGAGGGTTTATGATCTCTTttatgatgtctgtgtgtgtttgccgccATACAAGATCTCTACAAGGACACACAGAATGAATTATCAAACATCACAGATGGTTTCTGAGGAAATATCACAGACTGAGATTTGATGAGATCTAGTGATGTGttaccattttttttaaaattatgaTTTTAATTTGAAAAGAGAATCAAAGCCTTTAGCAATGAAGAAATCTCTTTGATATTAATATTTGGAAATTAGGTTGTTAGCTTGCAAAAGATATGATGAGTGGTTCACTTGATTTATGATAACAAATTACAAATTACATCTGTGTCTGGTATAGCCAGGTGCTAATAGGTCAGGTGACTCTGGGAgcacatatgtgtatgtgagtgtgtcatttgtgcacatcatagtagaaatttctccttcctctgaacaaattgcaaatgcttttggacatgtagcagttgctttgtcatgtcagtcaaaatgaactatactaaTGAACTAAACTaatacaaaaatgtgtgtgtacgtacgcacatgtgtgtatgtgagtgtgtgtttgtgtatgtgagcatatgtttgtgtatgtgtgtacgtgtgtgtgtgtgtgtgtgtgtacatgtacatgtgtgtgtgtgtgtgtacatgtatgtgtgtgtgtgtgtgtgtatgtgcatgcgtgtgtctgtatgtgtctgtgtgtgtatgtgtgcatgcatgcatgtgcatgtgtgtctgtgtgtgtatgtgtgcatgcatgcatgtgtatgtgcatgcgtgtgtgtgtgtgtgtgtgtgtgtgtgtgtgtgtgtgtgtgtgcatgcatgtgtatatgtatgtgcatgtgtgtgtgtgtgtgtatgcatgtgcgtgtgtgtgtgtgtgtgtgtgcacgcatgcatatgtatgtgtatgtgcatgcgtctgcgtgtgtgtgcatgcatgtgtatgtatatgtgtgtgtgtgtgtgtgtgtgtgtgtgtgtgtgtgtgtgtgtacgtgtacgtgtgcagGCAGTGGGAGGATGCAGAGATCATGGTGCTGCTGCAGGTGATGTACGTGGACTTGGACTTCATCTCCACCTTCAACATCGAGCTGGAGGTGCTGCAGCAGTTCCTCTACGAGGTCTACCGGCGCTACAACAACATCCCCTTCCACAACTTCAAACACTGCTTCTGCGTCACACAGATGGTGAGCACCAGAGGGgattagagggagagagggagggaagaagaagggagggagagagagagagagagagaaggaagaggaagggagggaaagagagagagaaagagagaaaggaagacagGCCATcaaagagggatggagggggggcACAGGCAGTAAGGAAAAGGGAGAGGAAACTAAAGAAAGCTGAAAAAGAAGGAAGGGGGAAAGACATAGTCTGCTCAGTACAGATATCTGAGCCATCACTGACCCATTACCGTATTTCCCCTCTCGTATGAGTCTGTCTGGGAGAGGACTGAGGAAGGACACACGGGTACCTGTGGACTCTGCCGAGTGTATTATGATTATAGACACAGATGGCTGTTATTGAGAAATTACACGTCCTATTATTTTCTTTTGTGTCTGAATGCTTCGAGGTTTCTTGAGGGTGTCTTGTCTGTGTCCTCTGAGTAGAAAGTTCTTGTTAGAATCACCTCAGTTGTTATTGTAGACATCAGACAGACTTAAATGGCGTCGGCCCTTTTTCTGTCTGCAGATGTATGGACTGATATGGTTGACAGACCTTAGGAGTACGATGGACAGCATTGACCTCCTGACCTTACTGACCTCGGCTGTCTGTCACGACCTTGACCACACTGGGTACAACAACGCCTACCAGGTGACTGTTCTCTCAAATGGCATGGCATGcttaccagcacacacactgttcccagCAGTCAACATTCTGAACAACATGCCTCAATAACACACGATATGGACATTATCATATTTTTTCTGTACTTCTTACTCAAAATAATATAGAAACATGACATAGCGGACACATTCTTTTCTCATTATTCTGCCCAGATTAACGCGCGTACAGAACTCGCTCTGCGTTATAATGACATATCGCCTCTGGAGAACCACCACTGTGCCGTTGCCTTTGAGATCCTGGAAAAGGTAAACCCATATTCACCAGGGACGTCATTAGGCAGTGCTATTATTAGTGACTTAATAATTCATCCTAACCAGTTTTTTGTCTTGTGTGATTTGGTTGTATTCAGGCTCACCTGCACTGATGAATTCATTTCTGCATAGCTTGAATAAATCTCTTTATGCATAAATCATCTTTACTCCAAATACACAGTGCATAATGATTTGCTTTTGCTAGCACAAAGTCTAAAGTGCTTTAGTTTAAGAATTGTCAACATTATGATGTTAAAGTGGTAATATTTTAGGAGAGAGTCATCTGGCTTTGCCTGTTCTGCAATTACAATAATCAATGACCTTATTGGAAAGAAACTGGTTCCTTCATCTGTCTTTTCTGTGCTTCAGAATGAAAGCAACATCTTCCGAAACCTGTCAACAGATCAGTACAAAAGAATACGAGAAGGAATCATCAGGTATGGAGTACTGATCTCAACCAAGCACTTcttaaactttcccactttttaaATTTCATTTAAGTGCAGGTTGAAAAGAGAAGCCATGGTATAACAGTTCACCCCCATCCTCTCCAATTTTATTATGGCAAGTAACTATGAAATAGAGTCTGAATGTACGGTATATATTGCCGTTTATATTGAAACTAATTGAAACTTAGTCCAGCTCACACGTTCACACATTACCTCTCCTGTCCCTAATGctgcacacatattcacattacCTCTCCTGTCCCTAATCctgcacacatattcacattacCTCTTCTGTCCCTAATCCTGCACACATCTTCAGATTACCTCTCCTGTCCCTAGTCCTGCACACGTTGACACCACCTCTTTTGTCCCTAATCctgcacacatattcacaccacCTCTCCTGTCCCTAGTCctgcacacatattcacaccacCTCTCCATCCCAAATCCTGCACACGTTGACACCACCTCTCCTGTCCCTAGTCCTGCACACGTTGACACCACCTCTCCTGTCCCTAATCctgcacacatattcacaccacCTCTCCATCCCTAATCCTGCACACGTTGACACCACCTCTCCTGTCCCTAATCCTGTCCCTAGTCCTGCACACGTTGACACCACCTCTCCTGTCTCTAGTCCTGCACACGTTGACACCACCTCTTCTGTCCCTGCTAGGTGCATCCTGGCCACAGACATGACCAGACACAATGAGATCCTGAACAAGTTCAAGTCCCTCCTGACTGTGTTTGACTTCAGCAGCAAGGACCACAGAGACGTGGTAACTTGAACTTAGTCCACGAATTAGTGATTTTATgacctgtatatatatatatatatacaaattaCACTCAAAACCATTTACTTGAGTTATGCAACTGCAGATAGTATACAAGTTGCATGATGGGCTAGTATGGGAATAGTGCTGCGCTGTGGGTTGGGTCTGTGAAATAGATGCTCAAGcactgtgccacacacacatagatcacAGATAAAGTTCCCAAACAGCTTCTGGCTAAAGTGTTGGAGACAGACGGAGTCTGCAAAGAAAACAACAACTGCTGTCGCTGCACATAAGTGCATTTCGGGGACCCAGCTGATTGCCAATGGGGCCTTCCAGGCTGTGATGTGATTTCAGCCGATGGGCCTGGCGTTGCGTTGCCATGCCTACAGTGTGCACGGGCAGCTGATTGCTCTTGGTGACTAACGCTGGCCTTTCCCTGCTGCCACAGCTGATGATGATCCTGATCAAGGTGAGTGACATCTCCAACGAGGCCAGGCCCATGGACGTGGCAGAACCCTGGCTGGACTGCCTGCTGCAGGAGTTCTTTAATCAGGtgacgtacacatacacacacgcgcacacacacacacacacacactgaaaagtaTGCCTATAATGATTATATTCTTTACAGTTGTCTTGTCATTTTATATGCGAGCACAGGAACTTTAAGATCTCCTAATGTGTGTCTATACCTTCTTGAGAAAAGGTGTCCAGCGGTGTCCATACTTTAGAAATCAATAAGCTTTTAACCCATAACCTTCCAAGTTGTGCTTTGATGGTCATATGGAAGATGCTAAACACACAACCCTGGCCTATTTCACTGCACAAACTTCTACTAAATGCATAATTAGATTTGCATTgtattacatttatttatatagcagtCACTTCATTCCaaaggaataacattcaagctacagtgcagaggagacctgcATTTGCCAGAGCATGAGATGCCGTTGTTATGTACTAGTGAGTGTAGTAGAAGAGGAAGGAGCTAGAGGTGGGAAGAAAGGACAGTGTATGGTAAGTGCATCACCGCCATCATGTTTGACCACTACTATACCATCTTACTGTAGAGTGACATGGAGAAACTTGAGGGCCTGCCTGTTTCTCCGTTCATGGACCGAGACAAAGTGACCAAGCCCTCATCCCAGACTGGCTTCATCCGGTTTGTCCTGCTGCCACTCTTCATGGAGCTGGCCAACCTCTTCCCATGCCTGGAGGTGAGAGActgagtgcatacacacacatacacatgcacacacacacacatgcacacacacacacatgcacgcacacacatgcacacacacacacatgcatacacacacacacacacacacactgttctacACTCTTCTCTTAGAGGTGCATCCGTATACGGCCCCTCTGAGCGCAGTCAGGCACTTTGAAGCCGATCGTAAACTCTCAGAACGCACTGTGGGCACGTTGGCTGATGACACAGAGCGGGCGATTTTCAGGGTGCTAGAATAAATTTATGAGTG
The sequence above is a segment of the Alosa sapidissima isolate fAloSap1 chromosome 2, fAloSap1.pri, whole genome shotgun sequence genome. Coding sequences within it:
- the LOC121689883 gene encoding high affinity cGMP-specific 3',5'-cyclic phosphodiesterase 9A isoform X2, producing the protein MSAAVPEEMATKIIYFTINGRPEQAEFPLDCPAQDVKDLFRSAAEAGPHDILKLYNPKGNIINISPQLAPNTPQSSYKLEVVAADCNSTELAVALGFDLSSMEKRLQSLEKKILIEAGETPAIVYEMKRQVESFREKLESVEHLSWLGLFKELSNATHKPSPFYHKRTLRKTREECEHVRDKFLQMSSLEVSDEVRQYLKTPTFDNWQWEDAEIMVLLQVMYVDLDFISTFNIELEVLQQFLYEVYRRYNNIPFHNFKHCFCVTQMMYGLIWLTDLRSTMDSIDLLTLLTSAVCHDLDHTGYNNAYQINARTELALRYNDISPLENHHCAVAFEILEKNESNIFRNLSTDQYKRIREGIIRCILATDMTRHNEILNKFKSLLTVFDFSSKDHRDVLMMILIKVSDISNEARPMDVAEPWLDCLLQEFFNQSDMEKLEGLPVSPFMDRDKVTKPSSQTGFIRFVLLPLFMELANLFPCLELHIIDPVRKALNYYTEMEKALEREKLNRAQSDKTGKSKEASASGSKEPDPPDEAESSLKPTAV
- the LOC121689883 gene encoding high affinity cGMP-specific 3',5'-cyclic phosphodiesterase 9A isoform X1, with product MSAAVPEEMATKIIYFTINGRPEQAEFPLDCPAQDVKDLFRSAAEAGPHDILKLYNPKGNIINISPQLAPNTPQSSYKLEVVAADCNSEPLGTELAVALGFDLSSMEKRLQSLEKKILIEAGETPAIVYEMKRQVESFREKLESVEHLSWLGLFKELSNATHKPSPFYHKRTLRKTREECEHVRDKFLQMSSLEVSDEVRQYLKTPTFDNWQWEDAEIMVLLQVMYVDLDFISTFNIELEVLQQFLYEVYRRYNNIPFHNFKHCFCVTQMMYGLIWLTDLRSTMDSIDLLTLLTSAVCHDLDHTGYNNAYQINARTELALRYNDISPLENHHCAVAFEILEKNESNIFRNLSTDQYKRIREGIIRCILATDMTRHNEILNKFKSLLTVFDFSSKDHRDVLMMILIKVSDISNEARPMDVAEPWLDCLLQEFFNQSDMEKLEGLPVSPFMDRDKVTKPSSQTGFIRFVLLPLFMELANLFPCLELHIIDPVRKALNYYTEMEKALEREKLNRAQSDKTGKSKEASASGSKEPDPPDEAESSLKPTAV
- the LOC121689883 gene encoding high affinity cGMP-specific 3',5'-cyclic phosphodiesterase 9A isoform X3; amino-acid sequence: MEKRLQSLEKKILIEAGETPAIVYEMKRQVESFREKLESVEHLSWLGLFKELSNATHKPSPFYHKRTLRKTREECEHVRDKFLQMSSLEVSDEVRQYLKTPTFDNWQWEDAEIMVLLQVMYVDLDFISTFNIELEVLQQFLYEVYRRYNNIPFHNFKHCFCVTQMMYGLIWLTDLRSTMDSIDLLTLLTSAVCHDLDHTGYNNAYQINARTELALRYNDISPLENHHCAVAFEILEKNESNIFRNLSTDQYKRIREGIIRCILATDMTRHNEILNKFKSLLTVFDFSSKDHRDVLMMILIKVSDISNEARPMDVAEPWLDCLLQEFFNQSDMEKLEGLPVSPFMDRDKVTKPSSQTGFIRFVLLPLFMELANLFPCLELHIIDPVRKALNYYTEMEKALEREKLNRAQSDKTGKSKEASASGSKEPDPPDEAESSLKPTAV